A window from Intestinimonas massiliensis (ex Afouda et al. 2020) encodes these proteins:
- a CDS encoding FadR/GntR family transcriptional regulator: MAKQLLSDFQEGVRYRPGDKLPNENDLAGEYGVSRGTLREAIRILSSHGVLVVRRGMGTFVAEQLPEKADFGLMELLTQKTVLKELFELRLMVEPRCVALACRRATSEELRNILRLGEAFEKTVLEGGDSIAADQAFHSGIVQAMHNDFMAQFIPGIQRSISQSAALQDGVNWFSGETVEDHRLILSFLRIRDQEGAEAAMRLHLVHIINRLNLPDDGEPVL, translated from the coding sequence GTGGCAAAACAGCTTCTCAGCGACTTCCAGGAGGGCGTGCGCTACCGGCCCGGCGACAAGCTCCCCAACGAGAACGATTTGGCCGGCGAGTACGGCGTGAGCCGGGGCACCCTGCGGGAGGCTATCCGCATCCTCTCGTCCCACGGGGTGCTGGTGGTGCGGCGGGGCATGGGGACCTTTGTGGCCGAGCAGCTCCCGGAAAAGGCGGATTTCGGCCTGATGGAGCTGCTCACCCAAAAGACGGTGCTGAAGGAGCTCTTCGAACTGCGGCTGATGGTGGAGCCCCGGTGCGTGGCCCTGGCCTGCCGCCGGGCCACCAGCGAGGAGCTGCGCAACATCCTCCGGCTGGGGGAGGCCTTTGAAAAGACCGTTCTGGAGGGGGGCGACAGCATCGCCGCCGACCAGGCCTTTCACTCCGGCATCGTCCAGGCCATGCATAACGACTTCATGGCCCAGTTTATCCCCGGCATCCAGCGCTCCATCAGCCAGTCCGCCGCCCTTCAGGATGGGGTCAACTGGTTCAGCGGCGAGACGGTGGAGGACCACCGGCTGATCCTCTCCTTTCTCCGCATCCGGGACCAGGAGGGCGCGGAGGCCGCCATGCGGCTGCATCTGGTCCACATCATCAACCGCCTGAACCTCCCCGACGACGGAGAGCCCGTACTCTAG